The Gasterosteus aculeatus chromosome 8, fGasAcu3.hap1.1, whole genome shotgun sequence genome has a window encoding:
- the pde4ba gene encoding 3',5'-cyclic-AMP phosphodiesterase 4B isoform X4: MSSVPPARGLLQQPLSLQSPESVSQSDVAAFLDLSNYFDEAFQKLAMETMEELDWCLDQLETIQTYRSVSDMASNKFKRMLNRELTHLSEMSRSGNQVSEFISNTFLDKQNEVEIPSPTSKTREKKKQQLMTQISGVKKVSHGPSLSGSSISRFGVKTDKEELLAKELEDLNKWGLNIFTVSEYSHNRPLTCIMYAIFQERDLLKTFQIPVDTFVAYMMTLEDHYHSDVAYHNSLHAADVAQSTHILLSTPALDAVFTDLEILAAIFAAAIHDVDHPGVSNQFLINTNSELALMYNDESVLENHHLAVGFKLLQEDNCDIFQNLTKKQRQSLRKMAIDMVLATDMSKHMSLLADLKTMVETKKVTSSGVLLLDNYTDRIQVLRNMVHCADLSNPTKSLELYRQWTDRIMEEFFHQGDRERERGMEISPMCDKHTASVEKSQVGFIDYIVHPLWETWADLVHPDAQDILDTLEDNRNWYQSMIPQSPSPPFFDQCTLGHGGGTGGQAGGEKFQFELTLEEEDLDGIEKDGEREEDEDDDNDEELEEEEDSLGDSRSPPPDYSDGQELEEGRMMEPAIEIVTHEASPTDT; encoded by the exons ATGAGGCGTTCCAGAAGCTGGCCATGGAGACGATGGAGGAGTTGGACTGGTGTCTGGACCAGCTGGAGACCATCCAGACCTACCGCTCCGTCAGCGACATGGCCTCCAACAAG TTCAAGAGAATGTTGAATCGGGAGTTGACGCACCTATCTGAGATGAGTCGATCTGGGAATCAGGTTTCTGAATTCATCTCCAACACCTTCCTAG ACAAACAGAATGAGGTGGAGATCCCGTCGCCGACATCCAAGAcgcgagagaagaagaagcagcagctgatgaCGCAGATCAGTGGAGTCAAGAAGGTCTCCCATGGGCCCTCGCTCTCCGGCAGCAGCATCTCCCGCTTCGGTGTCAAGACCGacaaggaggagctgctggccaaggagctggaggacctCAACAAGTGGGGTCTGAACATCTTCACTGTTTCGGAGTACTCCCACAACCGGCCTCTTACCTGCATCATGTATGCCATCTTCCAG gaGCGAGACCTGTTAAAGACATTTCAGATCCCAGTGGATACGTTTGTGGCCTACATGATGACATTGGAAGATCACTACCATTCAGACGTGGCCTACCATAACAGCCTGCATGCTGCCGACGTAGCCCAGTCCACACACATCCTGCTCTCCACTCCAGCCCTGGAT GCAGTCTTTACAGATCTTGAGATCTTAGCAGCTATCTTTGCTGCAGCTATCCATGATGTTGACCATCCTGGAGTATCAAACCAATTCTTAATCAACACCA ACTCTGAGCTGGCGCTGATGTACAACGACGAGTCTGTGCTGGAGAACCATCACTTAGCTGTGGGATTCAAGCTACTGCAGGAAGACAACTGTGATATCTTCCAGAACCTCACGAAGAAGCAGCGGCAGTCCCTCCGCAAGATGGCCATCGACATG GTTTTGGCCACTGACATGTCCAAACACATGAGCCTGCTGGCTGATCTGAAGACCATGGTGGAGACCAAGAAAGTGACGAGCTCTGGAGTGCTCCTGCTGGACAATTACACCGACAGGATACAG GTGCTGCGTAACATGGTGCACTGTGCTGACCTGAGTAACCCGACCAAGTCCCTGGAGCTGTATCGCCAGTGGACTGACCGGATAATGGAGGAATTCTTCCAccagggagacagggagagggagaggggaatgGAGATCAGCCCCATGTGTGATAAACACACAGCATCAGTTGAGAAGAGCCAG GTGGGTTTCATCGACTACATCGTGCACCCTCTGTGGGAGACGTGGGCCGACCTGGTTCACCCTGACGCCCAGGACATTTTGGACACgctggaggacaacaggaactGGTACCAAAGCATGATCCCCCAGAGTCCTTCCCCGCCCTTCTTTGACCAGTGCACGCTCGGACACGGCGGCGGGACCGGAGGGCAGGCGGGCGGGGAAAAgtttcagtttgagctcaccttggaggaggaggacttggaTGGAATAGAGAAAGACGGcgagagggaggaagacgaAGACGACGACAACGACGAAGAgttagaagaggaggaggacagtttGGGAGAttctcgctctcctcccccGGACTATTCGGACGGTCAGGAGCTCGAGGAAGGCCGCATGATGGAGCCAGCAATAGAGATCGTGACGCATGAGGCGTCGCCCACAGACACATAG